In one Candidatus Methylacidiphilales bacterium genomic region, the following are encoded:
- a CDS encoding type II secretion system GspH family protein, with protein sequence MNSKQPTVLPKQKFRAFTLVELLVVIAIIGILASLALPGITNAVNEAQMTAAINNLRQLYTIAMQMSLDASTTGSDRIGWPANITNPSPPSNCSAYYRIMQENDYISPREIVRIVVAAGVPVFSGANNATGPVDIPSANNAFRIGFVSDADPGTTIFATTKNKSLPWGTGALTKTAPFGEKGFVFIRKNGEAQKMKKSMATQMVQADTPPTAPNWLD encoded by the coding sequence ATGAATTCCAAACAGCCCACCGTTCTCCCAAAGCAAAAATTTCGCGCATTCACCCTCGTCGAGCTTTTAGTCGTCATAGCGATCATCGGCATTCTGGCGAGTCTCGCTTTGCCAGGCATCACCAACGCTGTAAATGAAGCTCAAATGACGGCTGCCATCAATAATCTACGTCAACTCTACACCATTGCCATGCAGATGTCTCTCGACGCTAGCACAACGGGCAGCGATCGCATCGGTTGGCCAGCCAACATTACTAATCCCTCTCCCCCCTCCAATTGCTCCGCCTACTACCGAATAATGCAAGAAAACGACTACATTTCACCACGTGAAATTGTCAGAATCGTTGTTGCCGCCGGTGTGCCAGTATTTTCCGGCGCAAACAATGCGACCGGCCCTGTTGATATCCCCTCTGCAAACAATGCATTTCGGATCGGTTTTGTCTCGGATGCGGATCCAGGCACTACAATATTTGCCACTACCAAAAATAAAAGCCTTCCCTGGGGCACGGGAGCTCTCACCAAAACAGCTCCTTTCGGTGAAAAAGGCTTTGTCTTCATTAGAAAAAATGGCGAAGCCCAGAAAATGAAGAAATCCATGGCCACGCAGATGGTGCAAGCTGACACCCCCCCTACTGCTCCCAATTGGCTGGATTAA
- the rplM gene encoding 50S ribosomal protein L13: MKTYSAKKEEQRPRWYLIDANNAVVGRVAAKAAVILRGKNKPTFTPHVDTGDYVIVINAAKAVFTGKKETQKVYTSYSGYIGGHKAETVKARRMRRPELLIQNAVKGMIPHNRLGRAVLKKLRVYAGPEHPHAGQNPIAVTL; this comes from the coding sequence ATGAAGACGTATAGCGCAAAGAAGGAAGAGCAACGTCCTCGCTGGTATCTGATTGATGCGAATAATGCAGTGGTGGGCCGTGTTGCTGCGAAGGCAGCAGTTATACTTCGCGGTAAAAATAAACCGACCTTCACACCCCACGTAGATACGGGGGACTACGTCATTGTGATTAATGCAGCTAAAGCCGTTTTCACAGGTAAGAAAGAGACACAAAAAGTTTATACTAGCTATTCGGGCTACATTGGAGGTCATAAGGCAGAGACCGTTAAAGCACGACGAATGCGGCGGCCTGAACTGCTCATCCAGAATGCCGTTAAAGGTATGATTCCACATAATCGGCTTGGTCGAGCTGTCCTTAAAAAATTGCGTGTTTACGCGGGTCCGGAGCATCCTCATGCTGGACAAAATCCTATCGCGGTAACTCTTTAA
- the rpsI gene encoding 30S ribosomal protein S9, translated as MNATSSYIETVGRRKTAVVIARVKPGTGIITVNKRPFEEYFPTLNMQLEALKSLQATDSIRKFDIEARAEGGGLQGQAGAFKLATARALVKINSENKAILRKIGALTRDPRAKERKKSGQPGARKRFQFSKR; from the coding sequence ATGAATGCTACTTCATCCTACATCGAGACAGTCGGTCGCCGTAAGACGGCTGTCGTCATTGCCCGTGTGAAGCCCGGCACAGGAATCATCACCGTAAACAAGCGTCCATTTGAGGAATATTTCCCCACTCTAAATATGCAGCTTGAGGCCTTAAAGAGCCTCCAGGCTACTGACAGCATTCGCAAATTTGATATCGAGGCCAGAGCCGAAGGTGGCGGCTTGCAGGGTCAAGCAGGAGCATTCAAGCTGGCCACGGCGCGGGCCCTCGTCAAAATCAATAGCGAAAATAAAGCCATCCTTCGAAAAATCGGCGCTCTCACCCGTGATCCTCGCGCTAAGGAGCGTAAGAAATCAGGACAACCTGGCGCCCGAAAGCGCTTCCAGTTCTCCAAACGATAA
- the argC gene encoding N-acetyl-gamma-glutamyl-phosphate reductase: MSLTPVVIIGASGYTGEELVRLTLRHPHLQLQAVTSRQNAGELLERKIPALPRKTDLRFSNPHLDELAHLASVFFLAVPHGLAAEYAVPLIQMGKIVIDLSADFRLREAARYEAFYGHPHPAPSLLSQACYALPEIRREMIPQYNLLAAPGCYPTSILLPLVPLLRRKLIEANSITITSASGVSGAGKKADLAYLFGEVNENFRAYGLPLHRHVSEIEQELSLAAEENVCVTFIPHLAPWHRGIWTTIVVMLKANVSEAEIHAAYERDYTSEPFISVMRATEVMPDMRNVQRTNRAEIAWHLDSRTGRLIVFSTIDNLGKGAASQAIQILNCRMGWPETTGLEG, from the coding sequence GTGTCCCTCACACCTGTCGTCATTATTGGAGCCTCCGGTTACACAGGGGAGGAGCTTGTCCGTCTTACCCTTCGCCATCCGCATTTACAGCTTCAGGCTGTGACATCGCGCCAAAACGCAGGTGAACTGCTTGAACGCAAAATCCCAGCGCTTCCTCGCAAAACTGACCTGCGTTTTAGCAATCCACACCTGGATGAGTTGGCTCATCTTGCTTCAGTCTTTTTTTTGGCCGTTCCGCATGGGCTGGCGGCTGAATATGCTGTTCCGCTTATTCAGATGGGAAAGATTGTTATTGATCTGAGCGCGGATTTTCGATTGCGAGAGGCTGCACGTTATGAGGCCTTTTATGGCCATCCTCATCCCGCGCCGAGTTTACTTAGTCAAGCTTGCTATGCGCTTCCAGAGATCAGACGCGAGATGATTCCCCAATACAATTTGCTAGCTGCGCCGGGGTGTTATCCCACGAGTATTCTCCTTCCACTTGTTCCGTTGCTTCGCCGAAAGCTCATCGAGGCTAACTCCATCACCATAACCTCTGCCAGCGGCGTAAGTGGGGCAGGAAAAAAGGCAGACCTGGCTTACTTGTTTGGAGAGGTAAACGAAAACTTTCGTGCCTACGGCTTGCCGTTACATCGGCATGTGAGTGAGATTGAGCAAGAACTTTCGCTTGCAGCCGAAGAGAACGTGTGTGTGACCTTTATACCTCATCTCGCTCCGTGGCATCGGGGCATCTGGACTACGATTGTGGTTATGCTTAAGGCCAATGTATCTGAGGCGGAAATTCATGCTGCTTATGAACGAGACTATACAAGTGAGCCGTTTATCTCCGTGATGCGCGCTACAGAAGTCATGCCTGATATGCGCAACGTTCAACGCACGAATCGTGCTGAGATAGCGTGGCATCTAGATTCACGCACGGGGCGGCTGATTGTTTTTTCGACGATTGATAATCTGGGAAAGGGCGCTGCATCGCAGGCTATTCAAATTTTGAATTGTCGCATGGGATGGCCTGAGACAACCGGGTTAGAAGGATAA
- a CDS encoding nucleoside deaminase: MDQHYMSLALEEAKKGLAEGGIPIGSVLVYRGEVIGRGHNQRVQRGSVIHHAEMNCLENAGRRTASVYRECVLYTTLSPCPMCSGAVILYKIPRVVVGENQTFRGAEDWLAREGVDVCVLQDEACMALMRDFIARHPALWNEDIGV; this comes from the coding sequence ATGGATCAGCACTATATGTCACTAGCCCTAGAAGAAGCCAAGAAGGGGCTGGCTGAAGGAGGCATTCCGATTGGATCTGTGCTGGTATATCGCGGTGAGGTGATTGGCCGCGGGCATAATCAGCGCGTGCAACGTGGCAGTGTGATTCATCATGCTGAGATGAATTGCCTGGAGAATGCCGGGCGTCGTACGGCCTCTGTATATCGTGAGTGTGTTCTATACACCACGTTGTCGCCTTGCCCGATGTGCAGCGGAGCAGTGATTCTCTATAAGATTCCAAGAGTGGTGGTGGGGGAAAATCAGACGTTTCGTGGTGCAGAAGACTGGCTTGCTCGAGAGGGGGTCGATGTCTGCGTGTTACAGGATGAAGCTTGTATGGCTCTGATGCGGGACTTTATTGCGAGACATCCTGCGCTCTGGAATGAGGATATCGGTGTGTGA
- a CDS encoding sugar transferase — protein MLSRKQQFYYQILQLIDAFLLSFALYLAFWLRSEVMPYFLLEPIESITFYNYLWLIGIILPLGPLLLEFNGLYRGSMIRRLRQLIWPIIRAIAFLTLVLAATTLALKIPENVMSRGVFVAYIPCSTALIVLREYLFRRWLIQKSRNEADRQHILICSDAASFHRWQNEFQSQPISSYAIKGHISLEDVQREEFLKRLHQENIDLVVVELHERHLHTCSEIVQACETEGVEVWVTADFLRTSLARPSFDKFYGRPLLIFRTTPDSSFQLLCKSLIDRIGALILLITLSPLFLLIAAAILVTSGPPIFYSQPRSGRYGRVFRMHKFRTMIKDAEKLQPELQARNEMRGPVFKIENDPRITPIGRFLRRWSLDELPQLWNVLRGEMSLVGPRPLPVYETENFSDYSQRRRMSVRPGLTCLWQVAGRNEIKDFSDWVRLDLEYIDNWSLWLDIQILLRTIPAVLARRGAK, from the coding sequence ATGCTTTCCCGCAAACAACAATTTTACTATCAGATCCTCCAGCTCATTGATGCATTCCTCCTCTCATTCGCCCTCTACCTCGCTTTCTGGCTTCGATCCGAAGTGATGCCCTACTTCCTACTCGAGCCCATAGAAAGCATCACTTTTTACAACTACCTCTGGCTCATCGGCATAATCCTTCCCCTAGGCCCGTTATTACTCGAGTTTAACGGCCTCTACCGCGGCAGCATGATACGCCGCCTGCGCCAGCTCATCTGGCCGATCATCCGTGCCATCGCCTTTCTCACCCTCGTTTTAGCTGCTACCACCCTCGCTCTCAAAATCCCAGAAAACGTCATGAGTCGTGGCGTCTTTGTCGCCTACATCCCTTGCTCCACGGCATTAATTGTTCTCCGCGAGTATCTCTTCCGTCGCTGGCTCATCCAAAAAAGCCGCAACGAAGCCGATCGCCAGCATATCCTCATCTGCAGCGATGCCGCCTCTTTTCATCGTTGGCAAAATGAATTTCAATCACAACCCATCTCCAGCTATGCCATCAAAGGACACATCTCACTTGAGGATGTTCAACGCGAAGAATTCCTAAAACGCCTCCACCAAGAAAACATTGACCTCGTCGTAGTCGAGCTACACGAACGCCATCTCCACACATGCAGCGAAATAGTTCAAGCTTGCGAAACAGAAGGTGTCGAAGTCTGGGTCACCGCCGATTTCCTTCGCACCTCCCTCGCTCGCCCATCTTTCGACAAATTTTACGGCCGTCCCCTCCTAATCTTCCGCACTACCCCCGACAGCTCTTTCCAGCTCCTCTGTAAAAGCCTAATCGATCGCATCGGAGCATTAATTCTCCTCATCACTCTCTCACCACTCTTTCTCCTGATTGCTGCGGCTATCCTCGTCACAAGTGGACCTCCCATTTTCTATTCGCAACCTCGAAGCGGACGATACGGCCGCGTCTTTCGTATGCACAAATTCCGCACCATGATCAAAGATGCAGAAAAGCTGCAACCCGAGCTCCAAGCTAGAAATGAAATGCGCGGTCCAGTTTTCAAAATTGAAAACGATCCACGCATCACCCCCATCGGCCGTTTCCTACGGCGCTGGAGCCTAGATGAGCTACCCCAGCTATGGAACGTCTTGCGCGGAGAAATGAGCCTCGTCGGCCCACGCCCCTTGCCCGTCTATGAGACTGAAAATTTCTCCGACTACTCGCAACGACGCCGAATGAGTGTCCGCCCCGGCTTGACCTGCCTATGGCAAGTCGCTGGACGCAACGAAATCAAAGATTTCAGCGACTGGGTGCGCCTAGACCTCGAATACATCGACAACTGGAGCCTCTGGCTGGACATCCAGATCCTCCTCCGCACCATCCCCGCAGTATTAGCAAGACGTGGCGCTAAATAA
- a CDS encoding GDP-L-fucose synthase → MEKNAPIYVAGHRGLVGSAIVRALQKKGYSSILTRTRAELDLKNAEAVATFFEQHRPQYVFLAAAKVGGILANDTYPVDFLLENLAIQNNVISAAHRYGVRKLLFLGSSCIYPKFAPQPIPESALLNGHLEPTNEAYAIAKIAGIKLCQAYRKQYGCNFICAMPTNLYGPNDNYHPEHSHVIPALIRRFHEARINQHPTITIWGTGTPRREFLYSDDLADACLFLMDHYDDPEIINVGCGQDITIAELAHLIAKITGYTGKLIFDPSKPDGTPRKLLDISKIQALGWKATTPLEKGLEASYSDWLQKNQSLK, encoded by the coding sequence ATGGAAAAAAACGCCCCGATTTACGTCGCCGGTCACCGCGGACTAGTCGGCTCAGCCATCGTCCGCGCACTCCAAAAAAAAGGCTACAGCTCGATCCTCACCCGCACACGAGCTGAGCTTGACCTCAAAAATGCAGAAGCCGTCGCAACCTTTTTTGAACAACATCGCCCCCAATATGTCTTCCTTGCTGCAGCCAAAGTCGGCGGCATCCTCGCCAACGATACCTATCCCGTTGATTTCCTCCTAGAAAATCTCGCCATCCAAAACAACGTCATCTCCGCAGCTCATCGCTACGGCGTTCGCAAACTCCTCTTCCTCGGCAGCTCATGCATTTACCCCAAGTTTGCACCCCAACCCATACCCGAAAGCGCCCTCCTCAACGGCCATCTAGAGCCCACCAACGAAGCCTACGCCATCGCCAAAATCGCCGGTATAAAGCTCTGCCAAGCCTACCGCAAACAATACGGCTGCAACTTCATCTGCGCCATGCCTACCAACCTCTACGGGCCCAACGACAACTATCACCCTGAGCATTCCCACGTCATCCCTGCTCTGATCCGCAGATTCCACGAAGCACGCATCAATCAACACCCAACCATCACCATCTGGGGCACAGGCACCCCACGTCGAGAATTCCTCTACTCAGACGATCTTGCAGATGCATGCCTCTTCTTAATGGATCACTACGACGACCCAGAAATTATCAACGTCGGCTGCGGCCAAGATATCACAATCGCAGAACTAGCACATCTCATCGCCAAAATCACAGGATACACCGGCAAACTGATTTTCGATCCGAGCAAGCCCGATGGCACTCCGCGTAAACTCCTCGATATCTCTAAAATCCAAGCTCTCGGCTGGAAAGCCACAACACCCCTAGAAAAAGGCCTAGAAGCCTCCTATAGTGATTGGTTACAAAAAAATCAATCTCTGAAATAA
- the gmd gene encoding GDP-mannose 4,6-dehydratase: MKKALITGITGQDGSYLAELLLSKGYEVHGIIRRSSSFNTERIDHLYKDRHEKDVRLFLHYGDLTDSSNIIHLLYDIRPDEIYHLGAQSHVRVSFDMPLATADMTALSTTRILEAMRQVGIKSRFYQASSSEMFGKVQTVPQNEQTPFYPRSPYAVAKVYAYWITVNYRESYNLHASNGILFNHESPRRGETFVTRKITRAVARIKAGIQKELYLGNLDAKRDWGYAPEYVEAMWLMLQQDNPDDYVIATGETHSVREFVEEAFAYVNLDWRDYVRFDPRYLRPAEVDLLIGDASKAKKRLGWEPKVRFKELVKIMVEADCELLDRQLKGLDIRA, from the coding sequence ATGAAAAAAGCCCTCATCACCGGCATCACAGGCCAAGATGGCTCATACCTCGCAGAGCTCCTCCTCAGCAAAGGATACGAAGTCCACGGCATCATCCGCCGCTCCAGCTCCTTTAATACAGAACGCATCGATCACCTCTACAAAGACCGCCATGAAAAAGACGTGCGCTTATTCCTACACTACGGAGACCTCACAGACTCCTCAAATATCATCCACCTCCTCTACGACATCCGCCCAGATGAAATCTACCACCTAGGCGCTCAAAGCCACGTCCGCGTAAGCTTCGACATGCCCTTAGCCACAGCCGACATGACAGCACTCAGCACCACCCGAATCCTCGAAGCCATGCGACAAGTCGGCATCAAAAGCCGATTCTATCAAGCCTCCAGCAGCGAAATGTTCGGCAAAGTCCAAACCGTCCCACAAAACGAACAAACACCATTCTACCCACGCAGCCCCTACGCCGTCGCCAAAGTCTATGCCTACTGGATCACCGTCAACTACCGCGAATCCTACAACCTCCATGCCAGCAATGGCATCCTCTTCAATCACGAAAGCCCCCGTCGCGGCGAAACCTTCGTCACACGAAAAATCACACGCGCCGTAGCCCGCATCAAAGCCGGAATCCAAAAAGAACTCTACCTCGGCAACCTCGATGCAAAACGCGACTGGGGCTACGCCCCTGAATACGTCGAAGCCATGTGGCTCATGCTCCAGCAAGACAACCCCGACGATTACGTAATCGCCACAGGCGAGACCCACTCCGTCCGCGAATTCGTCGAAGAAGCATTCGCCTACGTCAACCTCGACTGGAGAGATTACGTCCGCTTCGATCCACGCTACCTGCGCCCCGCAGAAGTCGACCTCCTCATCGGAGACGCCTCCAAAGCCAAAAAACGCCTCGGTTGGGAACCCAAAGTCCGATTCAAAGAACTTGTCAAAATAATGGTCGAAGCCGATTGTGAACTACTCGATCGCCAACTCAAAGGCCTTGATATCCGTGCCTAA
- a CDS encoding ribosome-binding factor A, with product MNTQRTLRVGELILHHLPTLIRQHTDLEGHFITITEVDVTPDLRQAHIYFSILNSNIPHTDILEILQKHRHPWQQQLGKILKTKFTPCLTFHLDDEHQQKTLRLLDILDHLEPNS from the coding sequence ATGAACACACAACGCACCCTCCGAGTCGGAGAACTCATCCTTCACCATCTCCCCACCCTCATCCGCCAACACACCGACCTCGAAGGACACTTTATCACCATCACCGAAGTCGATGTCACCCCCGATCTCCGCCAAGCCCACATCTACTTCTCCATCCTGAACTCAAACATCCCCCACACAGACATCCTCGAAATCCTCCAAAAACACCGCCACCCGTGGCAACAACAACTCGGAAAAATCCTCAAAACAAAATTCACCCCCTGCCTCACCTTCCACCTCGACGACGAGCACCAACAAAAAACCCTCCGCCTACTCGACATACTCGATCATCTCGAACCCAACAGTTAA
- the infB gene encoding translation initiation factor IF-2 translates to MPAKRKHIDPTLDQEDLNDADNPTATVKKKKSKPKPADEALTETSKKNPTTTAAPKKSSKDISESQSQTHVQEPNPDSKSATNSNLNIISQLRAAAATKTTSPTPRRHSLLTSLEEKLNTPPNPPTTQTPPPPSNPPSPSAAPSPATSGPTSHTSPPPSSPPPPGASQATLVPASKSSTDNKTVVIKPPIVVKELAVALGLKPFQLLHHMMELNIFATLTQPLEEEVARKVCNKLGFTLQVEKRDKQASQQTSPTQSTQPTSKIHPPKHPPQPTAPTDIRPRPPIITFMGHVDHGKTSLLDCIRKTKVAAGEAGGITQHIGAYTVEHNGQLITFLDTPGHEAFTAMRARGANITDIAVIVVAADDGIMPQTLEAINHARAAKVAIMVAINKIDLPNANPIKVKSQLQEKGLVPEEYGGDTIVCEVSATKNIGIDHLLEMMLLQAEMLELKADYHPPAHGRIIESQLEQGRGPTATAIVQKGTLKVGDVIICGPYYGRIRALINDKGQNVKTATPSIPVRILGLNGVPTPGESFEVKKDEREARQISEERQENLRKQKLDQAPKITLENIFQAMSGNQKKTLRILLKCDVQGSLEAIQHQLNNIKSNKVDLEIIHAAVGPISETDIMLAKASGGIVIGFNTKTESNAVNAAKRESVQIKLYSIIYELVDQVKEAMSGLLDPELRETIIGTALVKKVFQLSKFNVAGSIVQNGRILRNARARVLRNKQPVYDGNIATLKRFQDDVNEVRSGLECGIRLGNFNEYQENDIIECYQLEKIPQSL, encoded by the coding sequence ATGCCAGCCAAAAGAAAACATATTGACCCCACCCTCGATCAAGAGGACTTAAACGATGCCGATAATCCAACGGCCACGGTGAAAAAAAAGAAAAGCAAACCCAAACCGGCCGACGAAGCTCTCACCGAAACCTCTAAAAAAAACCCTACTACCACCGCTGCCCCCAAGAAATCTTCAAAAGACATAAGCGAATCCCAATCTCAAACTCACGTCCAAGAACCAAACCCTGATTCAAAATCTGCCACCAATTCGAACTTAAATATTATCAGTCAACTCCGTGCAGCAGCCGCAACCAAAACCACTTCCCCAACCCCTCGCCGACATTCCCTGCTGACCTCCCTAGAGGAAAAGTTAAACACCCCTCCCAATCCCCCCACAACACAAACCCCACCGCCTCCAAGCAATCCCCCTTCCCCTTCCGCTGCCCCCTCTCCAGCGACTTCTGGCCCCACATCTCATACCTCGCCTCCTCCCTCCTCCCCTCCGCCTCCTGGAGCATCCCAAGCCACTCTCGTCCCCGCAAGCAAATCATCCACCGATAACAAAACCGTCGTTATCAAACCCCCCATCGTCGTCAAAGAGCTTGCAGTCGCACTCGGCCTCAAGCCCTTCCAGCTCCTCCACCACATGATGGAGCTCAATATCTTCGCCACGCTCACTCAACCCCTTGAAGAAGAAGTTGCCCGTAAAGTCTGCAACAAACTCGGTTTCACCCTACAAGTCGAAAAACGCGATAAACAAGCCTCTCAGCAAACCTCCCCCACTCAATCAACCCAGCCTACATCAAAAATCCATCCCCCCAAACACCCCCCACAACCCACCGCACCGACCGACATCCGACCACGACCTCCGATTATCACCTTCATGGGACACGTCGACCACGGCAAGACCTCCCTACTCGACTGCATACGAAAAACAAAAGTCGCTGCTGGTGAAGCCGGAGGCATCACCCAACACATCGGCGCCTATACCGTCGAACACAACGGACAACTCATCACCTTCCTCGACACCCCAGGCCACGAAGCTTTCACCGCCATGCGCGCCCGTGGCGCCAACATCACAGACATCGCCGTCATCGTCGTCGCAGCCGACGACGGCATCATGCCACAAACCCTCGAAGCCATCAATCACGCCCGCGCAGCCAAAGTCGCCATCATGGTAGCCATCAATAAGATCGACCTCCCCAACGCCAACCCCATCAAAGTCAAATCCCAACTCCAAGAAAAAGGCCTCGTCCCCGAAGAATACGGCGGCGACACCATCGTCTGCGAAGTCTCGGCCACCAAAAACATCGGCATCGACCACCTCCTCGAAATGATGCTCCTCCAAGCCGAAATGCTCGAGCTCAAAGCCGACTACCACCCCCCCGCACACGGCCGCATCATCGAATCACAACTCGAACAAGGCCGCGGCCCCACCGCCACCGCCATCGTCCAAAAAGGCACCCTCAAAGTCGGCGATGTCATCATCTGTGGCCCCTACTACGGCCGTATCAGAGCTCTCATCAACGATAAAGGCCAAAACGTCAAAACCGCCACCCCAAGCATACCCGTCCGAATTCTCGGCTTAAACGGTGTCCCCACACCCGGCGAAAGCTTCGAAGTCAAAAAAGACGAACGCGAAGCCCGCCAAATTAGTGAAGAGCGACAAGAAAATCTCCGCAAACAAAAACTCGACCAAGCCCCGAAGATCACCTTGGAAAACATCTTCCAAGCCATGAGCGGAAACCAAAAGAAAACCCTCCGCATCCTCCTAAAATGCGACGTCCAAGGTTCCCTCGAAGCCATCCAACACCAGCTCAACAACATCAAAAGCAACAAAGTTGACCTCGAAATCATCCATGCCGCAGTCGGCCCCATTAGTGAGACAGACATCATGCTCGCAAAAGCCTCCGGCGGCATCGTCATCGGATTCAACACAAAAACCGAAAGCAACGCCGTCAACGCCGCAAAGCGAGAATCCGTCCAAATCAAACTCTACAGCATCATCTATGAGCTCGTAGATCAAGTCAAAGAAGCCATGTCCGGCCTCCTCGATCCAGAGCTCCGCGAAACCATCATCGGCACAGCCCTCGTCAAAAAAGTCTTTCAACTCAGCAAATTTAACGTCGCCGGATCCATCGTCCAAAACGGCCGTATCCTCCGCAACGCACGCGCACGCGTCCTCCGCAACAAACAACCTGTCTACGACGGCAACATCGCAACCCTAAAACGATTCCAAGACGACGTCAACGAAGTCCGATCAGGCCTAGAATGTGGCATCCGCCTAGGCAACTTCAACGAATATCAAGAAAACGACATCATCGAATGCTACCAACTCGAAAAAATCCCACAAAGTCTCTGA
- the nusA gene encoding transcription termination factor NusA produces MSQEIAAIFDYLEKDRGIKRPLAVEVVRQGLVAAARKCMGQETNVKVEIDAKTGKYKVFAPLKIVEHATNDPSKISLARAREKYPEAQVGEVRDFEVMPKDFGRIAAQVFKQTLNQNLRQIERTMIYEEFKDRENTIVMGTVRRIDHGDVYVDLGKYEALLPAKERIAGEDLQPGDRIRAYVLSVDNSGRGTGITLSRSHPNFVKKLFELEVTELADGTITIKALAREAGYRTKIAVATTKEKIDPVGACVGVRGARVKNIVRELNNEKIDLFRWTDNVKELAVDALKPAKLKNVVVDEQNKRLKVTVDEDNYSLALGRRGQNARLASKILGYEIDIIKEETGTAGFAEKLARATQMLSQDLDIPADIAEKILRAGFSSGKEITLIEESDFLEATADLDPELAKKIYHAALNKYQETQEE; encoded by the coding sequence ATGAGTCAAGAAATTGCGGCGATATTTGATTACCTGGAGAAAGACCGGGGCATAAAGCGGCCACTAGCCGTGGAGGTTGTGCGGCAAGGGCTCGTGGCGGCTGCACGGAAGTGTATGGGGCAAGAGACCAATGTGAAAGTTGAGATCGATGCCAAGACGGGGAAATACAAGGTGTTTGCCCCGCTGAAGATCGTCGAGCACGCGACGAATGACCCCTCGAAGATTTCGCTCGCGCGGGCCCGTGAGAAATATCCAGAAGCACAAGTAGGGGAGGTGCGAGATTTTGAAGTGATGCCGAAAGATTTCGGGCGGATCGCGGCGCAGGTCTTCAAACAGACGCTAAATCAAAATCTGCGGCAGATCGAGCGAACGATGATCTATGAAGAATTTAAGGACCGAGAAAACACAATTGTGATGGGCACCGTGCGACGCATCGACCACGGCGACGTCTATGTGGACTTGGGGAAGTATGAAGCTTTGTTGCCCGCTAAGGAGCGAATCGCAGGCGAAGATTTGCAGCCTGGCGACCGTATTCGGGCTTACGTTTTATCCGTGGACAATAGCGGACGGGGAACGGGCATTACGTTATCCCGCAGTCACCCGAACTTTGTGAAGAAGCTTTTTGAGTTGGAAGTCACCGAACTAGCCGACGGCACAATCACGATCAAAGCCCTAGCACGCGAAGCAGGATATCGCACGAAAATCGCCGTGGCCACAACCAAGGAGAAGATTGATCCAGTGGGGGCTTGCGTCGGTGTCCGCGGAGCGCGAGTGAAAAATATCGTGCGCGAATTGAATAATGAAAAAATCGACTTGTTCCGATGGACAGATAACGTCAAGGAACTAGCAGTGGATGCCTTGAAGCCCGCAAAGCTCAAAAATGTCGTCGTAGATGAGCAAAATAAGCGGCTCAAGGTGACTGTAGATGAGGATAACTACTCACTCGCGCTCGGACGACGCGGACAAAATGCGCGCCTCGCCTCCAAGATTTTAGGTTACGAGATAGACATCATCAAAGAGGAAACCGGAACAGCCGGATTCGCCGAGAAACTCGCACGGGCAACCCAAATGCTCTCTCAAGATTTAGACATCCCTGCAGACATCGCGGAGAAAATTTTAAGAGCTGGATTTAGTTCAGGAAAAGAGATCACTCTGATCGAAGAATCGGACTTCCTCGAGGCCACGGCAGACCTCGATCCCGAGTTAGCAAAGAAAATCTATCATGCTGCCTTGAATAAATACCAAGAAACGCAGGAGGAATGA